The genomic region GCAAGGATAAAGTTTCTGAACAATGTCCAGCCTGACTATGTAAAGGTCAGGAGAAGGTAGAAGTATTGAAAGAGTAGAGGATTAAGGTGTTAGGAGTTGAGTTGCGAATAAGGGAATAATATTTTTATTGACAAAAATATAAATTTACACTATTATATGAGTATAAACGAATATAATCATATAGGTGGTGATAAATTGGATTTGATAGAAATATTTAAAGCATTTGGAGATGAAAACAGAATTAGAATATTCAATTTATTAATAAGACAGGAACTCTGTGTATGCGAGATAGAAACAGTGCTCGATATGACTCAGTCTAATGCTTCAAGACATCTAAATAAATTAAAAACTTCAGGTATTATAACCAGTGAAAAGAAATCTCAATGGGTCTATTACAGAGTAGATAACAAGTTTATTGAAGAAAATAACCTACTGTATGAATTTATTAAAAACAAGATGGCTGAAAATACACAATTGTTAAGAGATATAGAGACACTTAAAAAATATAAAAACAGTAACTTTACATGTGAGCAACTACGGGAAGATAAAAGTCAGGTTCTTAAGTATCTTCGAGAGCAGTGCAATAACAATTAATGAAAATTATTAATAATAGAAAACTGATTTTAGTTATTTTTCTGTAAAAACTTTAAATTAGTCACTATATGATTATAAATGAATATAATCATATAGTAAGAACAAGATAATTTAAATTGATAGGGGGCATAAAACTTGAGTGACAAAGAAACAATGCAAGAAAATAAAGGATTAGTTTTTTTTGAAAAGTACCTTACAGTATGGGTAGCAGTATGCATTATAG from Treponema sp. J25 harbors:
- a CDS encoding metalloregulator ArsR/SmtB family transcription factor; translated protein: MSINEYNHIGGDKLDLIEIFKAFGDENRIRIFNLLIRQELCVCEIETVLDMTQSNASRHLNKLKTSGIITSEKKSQWVYYRVDNKFIEENNLLYEFIKNKMAENTQLLRDIETLKKYKNSNFTCEQLREDKSQVLKYLREQCNNN